From Scomber scombrus chromosome 9, fScoSco1.1, whole genome shotgun sequence, one genomic window encodes:
- the LOC133985447 gene encoding CCR4-NOT transcription complex subunit 6: MPKEKYDPPDPRRMYTIMSSEEAANGKKSYWAELEISGRVRSLSTALWSLTHLTALHLGDNSLSRIPPDIAKLHNLVYLDLSSNKIRSLPAELGNMVSLRELLLNNNQLRVLPFELGKLFQLQTLGLKGNPLAQEIMSLYQEPDGTRRLLNYLLDNLAGAIKRIPTEQPPSRSWISLQEPDRTRASALFSVMCYNVLCDKYATRQLYGYCPSWALNWEYRKKSIMQEIMGCNADIISLQEVETEQYYNFFLPELKEQGYDGFFSPKSRARTMSESDRKHVDGCAVFFKTDKFSAVQKHTVEFNQLAMANSEGSEAMLNRVMTKDNIGVAVLLELRKEMMEASSGKSLHGMEKQLLLVANAHMHWDPEYSDVKLVQTMMFLSEVKSIVDKATRSLKLSSVSGETNAIPLVLCADLNSLPDSGVVEYLSTGGVDCTHKDFKELRYSDSLTKFNCNGKNSTSNGRITHGFKLKSAYEDGLMPYTNYTFDFKGVIDYIFYSKPHLNVLGILGPLDPHWLVENNVTGCPHPHIPSDHFSLFSQLELLLPNLPPQVNGLHLPARR; encoded by the exons TCATACTGGGCTGAGCTGGAAATCAGCG gccGAGTAAGGAGTCTCAGCACGGCCCTTTGGTCTCTCACCCACCTCACTGCCCTGCACCTCGGTGACAACTCATTGTCACGCATCCCGCCAGACATTGCCAAACTACACAACTTGGTGTACCTGGATCTCTCATCCAATAAGATCAGGAGCCTGCCGGCAGAGCTCGGCAACATGGTGTCTCTCAG GGAACTGCTTTTAAATAACAACCAGTTGCGGGTTCTGCCATTTGAATTGGGGAAACTGTTTCAGTTACAAACACTGGGGTTGAAAG GAAACCCACTTGCACAAGAAATTATGAGCCTCTACCAGGAACCTGATGGCACGCGGAGACTGCTCAACTACTTGTTAGACAATCTGGCAGGGGCTATCAAGCGCA TACCAACAGAGCAGCCTCCATCTCGGTCATGGATCTCTCTTCAGGAACCAGACAGAACACGGGCATCTG CACTGTTCTCTGTGATGTGCTACAACGTGCTGTGTGATAAGTACGCCACACGACAGCTGTATGGCTACTGCCCCTCTTGGGCTCTAAACTGGGAGTACAGGAAGAAGTCTATCATGCAGGAGATCATGGGCTGCAATGCAGACATCATCAGTTTGCAG GAGGTAGAGACAGAGCAGTACTACAATTTCTTTTTGCCTGAGCTGAAGGAGCAGGGATATGATGGGTTCTTCAGTCCAAAGTCACGAGCTAGGACCATGTCAGAGTCAGACCGCAAACATGTGGACGGATGTGCAGTTTTCTTCAAGACAGACAA GTTTAGTGCAGTGCAGAAGCACACTGTGGAGTTCAACCAGCTGGCTATGGCTAACTCCGAGGGCTCAGAGGCTATGCTGAACAGGGTGATGACCAAGGACAACATCGGGGTAGCTGTACTGCTTGAGCTCCGCAAAGAGATGATGGAGGCCTCCT CTGGAAAGTCGCTGCATGGCATGGAGAAGCAGCTGCTCCTGGTAGCCAATGCCCATATGCACTGGGACCCAGAGTACTCTGACGTCAAGCTGGTCCAGACCATGATGTTCCTGTCAGAGGTGAAGAGCATAGTGGACAAAGCTACACGCAGCCTCAAGTTGTCCTCTGTCTCCGGTGAGACCAATGCCATTCCACTGGTGCTGTGCGCTGACCTCAACTCCCTGCCTGACTCTG GCGTTGTGGAGTACCTGAGTACTGGCGGAGTGGACTGCACCCACAAGGACTTCAAGGAGCTTCGCTATAGCGACAGCCTGACCAAATTCAACTGCAATGGCAAGAACAGCACATCCAATGGCAGGATTACCCACGGCTTCAAGCTGAAGAGCGCTTACGAGGATGGCCTGATGCCTTACACCAACTACACCTTCGACTTCAAG GGTGTCATCGACTATATTTTCTACTCCAAGCCTCACCTGAACGTGCTGGGTATCTTGGGCCCCCTGGACCCCCACTGGCTCGTAGAGAACAATGTCACTGGCTGCCCACATCCCCACATCCCCTCCGACCACTTCTCCCTCTTCAGCCAGCTGGAGCTGCTCCTGCCCAACTTGCCCCCCCAGGTCAATGGGCTCCATCTGCCTGCACGCAGGTAG